From a region of the Helianthus annuus cultivar XRQ/B chromosome 5, HanXRQr2.0-SUNRISE, whole genome shotgun sequence genome:
- the LOC118492222 gene encoding uncharacterized protein LOC118492222 yields the protein LPKLVHHFNVYVPDLVFFGDSFTTRSDRSDSFQAQCVYRVMEVNSVKRMRVVGLSYGGFVAYSLAAQFKEMVERVVICCAGVCLEEKDLEDGLFPVKSLEEAAEILLPQTPEKMKELMRFTFVKPPVKTPNCILVDFIQVILVI from the coding sequence ctcCCTAAACTAGTTCACCACTTCAATGTCTACGTGCCGGATTTGGTGTTTTTTGGTGACTCGTTCACGACTCGGTCGGATCGGTCAGACTCGTTCCAGGCTCAGTGTGTGTACCGAGTCATGGAGGTGAACTCAGTGAAGAGAATGAGGGTGGTGGGGTTGAGTTATGGGGGGTTTGTGGCGTATAGTTTAGCGGCGCAGTTTAAGGAAATGGTGGAGAGGGTGGTGATATGTTGCGCCGGGGTGTGTTTGGAGGAGAAGGATTTGGAGGATGGGTTGTTTCCGGTGAAGAGTTTGGAGGAGGCGGCGGAGATATTGCTCCCGCAAACGCCGGAGAAGATGAAGGAATTGATGCGGTTTACGTTTGTCAAGCCGCCCGTGAAGACTCCGAATTGTATACTTGTAGACTTCATACAGGTAATACTGGTAATTTGA
- the LOC110944200 gene encoding lipase 1: LVHHFNVYVPDLVFFGDSFTTRSDRSDSFQAQCVYRVMEVNSVKRMRVVGLSYGGFVAYSLAAQFKEMVERVVICCAGVCLEEKDLEDGLFPVKSLEEAAEILLPQTPEKMKELMRFTFVKPPVKTPNCILVDFIQVILVIFHHFKLQPTKIIWGDKDQVFPLELGYRLKRHLGDNADMVVLKDMGHAYIAEKPKEFYKHLKSFLLPPVPPLPSSATTPTTASDTTTTTTTDNNHNHHHLHNNGRATVTT, encoded by the exons CTAGTTCACCACTTCAATGTCTACGTGCCGGATTTGGTGTTTTTTGGTGACTCGTTCACGACTCGGTCGGATCGGTCAGACTCGTTCCAGGCTCAGTGTGTGTACCGAGTCATGGAGGTGAACTCAGTGAAGAGAATGAGGGTGGTGGGGTTGAGTTATGGGGGGTTTGTGGCGTATAGTTTAGCGGCGCAGTTTAAGGAAATGGTGGAGAGGGTGGTGATATGTTGCGCCGGGGTGTGTTTGGAGGAGAAGGATTTGGAGGATGGGTTGTTTCCGGTGAAGAGTTTGGAGGAGGCGGCGGAGATATTGCTCCCGCAAACGCCGGAGAAGATGAAGGAATTGATGCGGTTTACGTTTGTCAAGCCGCCCGTGAAGACTCCGAATTGTATACTTGTAGACTTCATACAGGTAATACTGGTAATTT TTCATCATTTTAAATTGCAGCCAACAAAGATAATATGGGGTGATAAAGATCAAGTTTTCCCACTTGAATTGGGTTACAGATTAAAAAG GCATTTGGGTGACAATGCAGACATGGTGGTGCTTAAAGATATGGGGCATGCTTATATTGCAGAAAAACCAAAGGAATTCTACAAACACCTTAAGTCCTTTTTACTCCCTCCGGTCCCGCCTCTTCCTTCATCGGCTACCACTCCCACCACCGCCTCTGACACCACCACGACCACCACCACTGACAACAAccacaatcatcatcatcttcacaaTAATGGCCGAGCGACGGTTACCACCTAA